One genomic segment of Bradyrhizobium diazoefficiens includes these proteins:
- a CDS encoding cytochrome-c peroxidase — MLVTSHVDAEDDLMNAARRTFKPIPSVVPAVKDNPVTHEKIALGKMLFFDPRMSASGIISCNTCHNLGTGGVDAGPTSVGHGWQLGPRRAPTVYNAVFNVAQFWDGRAPDLKAQAKGPVQASAEMNATPDHVINTLNSMSEYVIMFKKAFPIEASPVTFDNFAKSIEAFEATLITPAAPFDQYLEGDANALNDQQKAGLKLFMETGCSSCHNGINVGGQDYYPFGAVERPSTSLLPTADKGRSAVTNAASDEYVFRAAPLRNVALRPPYFHSGQIWSLKQAVGVMAELQLGAKLSDKEENDIVAFLNSLTGQLPRIEYPILPTRTNTTPLPSTGK; from the coding sequence ATGCTGGTCACATCACACGTTGATGCAGAAGATGATTTGATGAACGCTGCCAGGCGCACGTTCAAACCGATCCCCTCGGTCGTCCCGGCGGTGAAGGACAACCCGGTCACCCACGAGAAGATCGCACTCGGTAAGATGCTGTTCTTCGATCCGCGGATGTCGGCTAGCGGGATCATTAGCTGCAATACCTGTCACAATCTTGGTACAGGCGGAGTCGATGCCGGTCCAACATCGGTTGGACACGGCTGGCAGCTAGGACCACGTCGGGCCCCAACCGTCTATAACGCAGTCTTCAATGTGGCGCAGTTCTGGGATGGACGGGCGCCGGATCTCAAGGCGCAAGCAAAGGGCCCCGTGCAGGCGAGTGCTGAAATGAACGCCACCCCAGATCATGTCATCAACACGCTGAACTCGATGAGCGAGTATGTGATCATGTTCAAAAAGGCGTTTCCAATCGAGGCATCGCCAGTCACTTTTGACAATTTCGCGAAGTCGATCGAAGCCTTTGAAGCGACTCTCATTACGCCCGCAGCCCCTTTCGATCAGTACCTTGAAGGCGATGCAAATGCTCTCAATGATCAGCAGAAAGCCGGATTGAAGCTATTCATGGAAACAGGATGCTCCTCCTGCCACAATGGCATCAACGTTGGCGGACAGGATTATTATCCATTTGGCGCCGTCGAAAGACCAAGCACAAGCCTGCTTCCGACCGCCGACAAAGGCCGGTCCGCCGTCACAAACGCGGCCAGCGACGAATACGTCTTTCGTGCAGCACCGTTGCGCAACGTTGCGTTGCGACCGCCATACTTCCATTCGGGTCAGATTTGGAGCCTTAAGCAAGCTGTCGGCGTGATGGCCGAACTTCAGCTTGGCGCCAAGCTTAGCGATAAGGAAGAGAACGATATCGTCGCGTTTCTGAATTCGCTAACCGGGCAGCTGCCCAGGATCGAGTATCCGATACTGCCAACGCGGACCAACACGACGCCGCTGCCGTCTACAGGAAAGTAG
- a CDS encoding isocitrate lyase/phosphoenolpyruvate mutase family protein: MQGDSVQHQLHPAATNVPERRAGSLLSQMLRAEICSRSILSFLTEAHDALSGAIAKRAGFKGLWASGLSIASSLGYRDANEASLHIVDVLKLIDEIAKLAFLGKRNALDQHRRTNSCSYPDILLEFRTGPDRNARNTRFGCRRANLAEASAARKLG, translated from the coding sequence ATGCAAGGAGACAGCGTACAACATCAACTACATCCGGCGGCCACGAATGTCCCTGAGCGACGCGCGGGCTCCCTACTTTCGCAAATGCTGCGTGCTGAGATTTGCTCCAGGAGCATCCTCTCCTTCCTCACGGAGGCTCATGATGCGCTTTCCGGCGCGATTGCCAAACGCGCAGGCTTCAAAGGCCTCTGGGCGTCAGGCCTGTCCATTGCCAGCTCCCTCGGCTACCGCGATGCCAACGAGGCTTCCTTGCACATCGTTGACGTCCTGAAACTTATCGACGAAATTGCGAAGCTCGCCTTTCTCGGGAAACGGAATGCCCTCGACCAGCACCGCAGGACGAATTCGTGCTCCTATCCGGACATACTTCTCGAATTCCGCACAGGACCAGATCGCAACGCTAGGAACACCCGGTTTGGCTGCCGCCGAGCGAACCTCGCGGAAGCGAGCGCCGCGCGGAAGCTTGGCTGA
- a CDS encoding 4Fe-4S cluster-binding domain-containing protein, whose protein sequence is MDQSVVNERFKTMSIKEGLLPLKVTPFYHRKIKEEVAALGNHLGPLHRVSFPTQDRLLLRAPNEVKDFVDDRSNAFGRTHKTSIVRKYADRILFLTTSECFGNCQYCFRTDVLTEIGAPDKRAGRLADLHLLRDYLGDHPEVMEVILSGGDPLILPASRLAEIIEGIRSVPSVKSIRIHTRAIVYEPKAFTAEKIDLFAKHNIRLVFHIVHPYEICGDVSEKIKKLRERKIRLYNQFPLLRNTNDHHFVLYQLLEMLDEMDVRNLSIFIPDPINFSAAFRVRLSRVWRIADRLNATSPSWINSTRFVFDSKSGKARRENYIATDDRDVATFVRDGNPILFPDFPEHLDVPGRIEFMLWKEGGHNGSN, encoded by the coding sequence ATGGATCAATCCGTTGTCAACGAGAGGTTCAAGACCATGTCGATCAAAGAGGGTCTGCTGCCGCTGAAGGTGACGCCGTTCTATCACAGGAAGATCAAGGAGGAGGTCGCTGCGTTAGGCAATCATCTGGGCCCGCTTCACCGAGTGTCCTTTCCAACGCAAGACAGACTGTTGTTAAGGGCGCCGAACGAGGTGAAGGACTTCGTCGACGATCGGTCCAATGCGTTCGGCCGCACCCACAAAACGTCCATCGTCAGAAAGTATGCTGACCGCATACTTTTCCTCACCACATCGGAATGCTTTGGGAATTGCCAATATTGCTTCCGCACAGACGTGCTTACAGAAATCGGTGCACCCGACAAACGAGCTGGACGACTTGCTGATCTTCACCTGCTGCGCGACTATCTGGGCGACCACCCAGAGGTCATGGAGGTTATCCTGTCAGGCGGTGATCCGTTGATTCTGCCGGCGTCCAGGCTGGCGGAAATCATTGAGGGAATCCGTTCGGTTCCATCCGTTAAGTCAATCCGAATTCATACGAGAGCTATTGTGTATGAACCGAAAGCCTTCACCGCCGAGAAAATTGATCTCTTTGCAAAGCATAACATCCGTCTCGTCTTTCACATCGTGCACCCATATGAAATCTGCGGGGACGTGTCTGAAAAGATCAAAAAACTTCGAGAGCGCAAGATCAGGCTCTACAACCAGTTTCCGCTGTTACGTAACACGAATGATCACCATTTCGTCCTCTACCAGCTCCTGGAGATGCTCGACGAGATGGACGTACGTAATCTCTCGATCTTCATTCCAGATCCCATCAACTTCTCCGCGGCATTCCGCGTGCGCTTGAGTCGTGTGTGGCGCATAGCTGATCGTCTTAACGCCACCTCCCCATCATGGATCAATTCGACACGCTTTGTATTCGACTCCAAGAGCGGAAAGGCGCGGCGAGAAAACTATATCGCGACGGATGATCGTGATGTTGCGACCTTTGTGCGCGATGGAAATCCGATTTTGTTTCCTGACTTTCCTGAGCATCTTGATGTCCCAGGAAGGATCGAATTCATGCTATGGAAGGAAGGGGGCCATAACGGCTCAAATTGA